Proteins from one Streptomyces caniferus genomic window:
- a CDS encoding LysR family transcriptional regulator: protein MDTRLLRTFVTLARAGSFTATARALHLAQSTVTVQIRTLEKELGTPLFDRMPSGTVPTRAGLRLLEEAEEVLDAVARLHATAAAGQRDAAGGTIEGRVAVGAGDSLCSSRLPAVIASLRRTHPRLDVELHSAGTATAVDGLRTGRLDIALLLEPEVAESDLLARRIADEPLAYVAAPGHPLAGRAAGWEELAGECFFVHEEGCSYSDRLVRTLLGLPGARPRITRFGSIDAARSCVAAGLGLTLLPRATVERHLHEGRLTVVDGPEAPPVPVQLVRHRRRWFAPGAQIVADELTRTFAAA, encoded by the coding sequence GTGGACACCAGACTTCTGCGTACGTTCGTGACCCTCGCCAGAGCGGGCAGCTTCACCGCCACGGCCCGCGCGCTCCATCTGGCCCAATCCACGGTGACGGTCCAGATCCGCACCCTGGAAAAGGAGTTGGGGACCCCGCTGTTCGACAGGATGCCGTCGGGGACGGTCCCGACCCGGGCCGGGCTGCGGCTGCTGGAAGAGGCGGAAGAGGTGCTCGACGCGGTGGCCCGGCTCCATGCGACGGCCGCGGCCGGGCAGCGCGACGCGGCAGGCGGGACGATCGAGGGCCGGGTCGCCGTCGGCGCGGGTGATTCGCTGTGCTCCTCACGGCTGCCCGCGGTGATCGCGTCTTTGCGACGCACCCACCCTCGCCTGGACGTCGAACTGCACTCCGCCGGAACGGCAACGGCGGTGGACGGACTGCGTACCGGCCGGCTCGACATCGCACTGTTGCTGGAGCCGGAGGTGGCCGAGAGCGATCTGCTGGCCCGCAGGATCGCGGACGAACCGCTGGCGTACGTGGCGGCGCCCGGCCATCCGTTGGCCGGACGGGCAGCGGGCTGGGAGGAGTTGGCGGGCGAATGCTTCTTCGTCCACGAGGAGGGGTGCTCGTACAGTGACCGGCTGGTCCGCACGCTGCTGGGCCTGCCCGGTGCCCGGCCCCGGATCACCCGGTTCGGCAGCATCGATGCCGCCCGGTCGTGCGTCGCGGCCGGTCTCGGTCTGACGTTGCTCCCGCGGGCGACCGTCGAACGCCACCTCCACGAGGGCCGGTTGACGGTGGTGGACGGCCCGGAGGCCCCGCCCGTGCCCGTGCAGCTCGTCCGGCACCGGAGGCGGTGGTTCGCGCCGGGTGCGCAGATCGTGGCCGACGAGCTGACGCGCACGTTCGCGGCGGCGTGA
- a CDS encoding PhzF family phenazine biosynthesis protein, whose amino-acid sequence MTTHTSPTAPGPRPDTVTVDGPDASVENSDAPRSPDTVDVLRYSAFTTDPAGGNPAGVVLDAEALDDARMLAVAAEVGYSETAFVTAHDRAARRYRLRYFSPRAEVAFCGHATIATAVALASRTGTGELRFDTPVGEIGVGTSLVDGLVRATLTSVPAHSRPAEDSTQVDPVLRALQWSRDDLDDGLPPHVAFAGNDHLVLGVRSRARLAALDYDFDALHDIMRQHGWTTVHLVHRAAPDRLDFHARDPFPVGGVVEDPATGAAAAAFGGYLRTLGLVTEPLRVHIRQGEDMGRPSDLYVDLRPDDPRVRVTGTAVPLPAPER is encoded by the coding sequence ATGACCACGCACACGTCCCCCACCGCACCGGGCCCGCGCCCGGACACCGTCACCGTCGACGGCCCGGATGCCTCCGTCGAGAACTCCGACGCCCCCCGGAGCCCGGACACCGTCGACGTCCTGCGGTACTCCGCCTTCACCACCGACCCGGCGGGCGGCAACCCGGCCGGTGTGGTGCTCGACGCCGAAGCCCTCGACGACGCGCGGATGCTCGCCGTGGCCGCGGAGGTCGGGTACTCGGAGACCGCCTTCGTCACGGCCCACGACCGCGCTGCCCGCCGCTACCGGCTGCGGTACTTCAGCCCGCGCGCCGAGGTCGCCTTCTGCGGACACGCCACGATCGCCACGGCCGTGGCCCTCGCCTCCCGCACCGGAACCGGTGAGCTGCGGTTCGACACCCCCGTGGGCGAGATCGGGGTGGGGACGAGCCTCGTCGACGGACTGGTCCGGGCCACGCTCACCAGCGTGCCGGCGCACTCCCGCCCGGCCGAGGACAGCACCCAGGTCGACCCGGTGCTGCGGGCCCTGCAGTGGAGCCGCGACGACCTGGACGACGGCCTCCCGCCGCACGTCGCCTTCGCGGGCAACGACCATCTCGTCCTGGGCGTCCGGAGCCGGGCACGACTGGCCGCCCTCGACTACGACTTCGACGCGCTGCACGACATCATGCGGCAGCACGGCTGGACGACCGTGCACCTCGTCCACCGCGCGGCCCCCGACCGCCTCGACTTCCACGCCCGGGACCCCTTCCCGGTCGGCGGCGTCGTGGAGGACCCGGCAACCGGCGCCGCCGCCGCGGCCTTCGGCGGATACCTGCGCACCCTGGGACTGGTGACGGAGCCCCTGCGGGTGCACATCCGGCAGGGCGAGGACATGGGCCGGCCCAGCGATCTCTACGTCGACCTCCGGCCCGATGACCCGCGGGTGCGGGTAACGGGGACGGCTGTTCCCCTTCCGGCGCCGGAGCGCTGA
- a CDS encoding alpha/beta fold hydrolase: MPAFTALDGTELAYHVVGEGEPLLCLPGGPMRASAYLGDLGGLSKHRRLVMLDLRGTGDSGVPVDPADYRCDRQVADVEALREHLGLECVDLLTHSAGGDLALLYAARYPQRIRTLTLITARARALGVDFTEEHRREAAALRTAEPWFGAAVEAYEKVWAGVASDDDWDAVAPFFYGRWDATAQAHAATEVTQSNDEAAEVYASSGAFEPDVTRAALAAWEARVLVLAGELDSGPLPRVAAGIAELFPRAELVVQPGAGHFPWLDDPHGFSRTVAAFLHGGCAETGERVGPAGGDVIATPVRRE; encoded by the coding sequence ATGCCTGCCTTCACCGCTCTCGACGGGACCGAACTCGCCTATCACGTGGTGGGCGAGGGCGAACCGCTGCTCTGCTTGCCGGGGGGACCGATGCGCGCCTCGGCCTACCTGGGCGATCTCGGCGGACTGTCGAAGCACCGGCGGCTTGTCATGCTCGACCTGCGGGGCACGGGCGACTCGGGTGTTCCGGTCGATCCGGCCGACTACCGCTGCGACCGGCAGGTGGCCGATGTGGAGGCCCTCCGTGAGCACCTCGGGCTGGAGTGCGTCGATCTGCTCACGCACTCGGCGGGTGGCGATCTCGCCCTTCTCTACGCGGCTCGGTACCCGCAGCGCATCCGCACGCTCACCCTGATCACGGCACGGGCCCGCGCCCTCGGTGTCGACTTCACGGAGGAGCACCGTCGGGAGGCGGCCGCACTGCGGACGGCCGAGCCCTGGTTCGGTGCCGCGGTCGAGGCCTATGAAAAGGTCTGGGCCGGTGTGGCGAGCGATGACGACTGGGATGCCGTTGCGCCCTTCTTCTACGGCCGCTGGGACGCAACCGCCCAGGCGCACGCGGCGACCGAGGTGACGCAGAGCAATGACGAGGCCGCGGAGGTCTACGCGTCCTCGGGCGCCTTCGAGCCTGATGTGACCCGCGCCGCCCTCGCGGCATGGGAGGCCCGGGTCCTGGTTCTCGCAGGTGAGCTGGACAGCGGCCCGCTTCCCCGCGTCGCGGCCGGCATCGCGGAGTTGTTCCCCCGGGCGGAACTGGTCGTCCAGCCGGGCGCGGGCCACTTTCCGTGGCTCGACGATCCCCACGGCTTCTCCCGGACCGTCGCGGCGTTCCTCCACGGCGGCTGCGCGGAGACCGGGGAGCGGGTCGGACCCGCAGGTGGTGACGTCATCGCCACGCCCGTTCGACGGGAATGA
- a CDS encoding AAA family ATPase has product MVTVLVNGLPGAGKTTLARALADELRLPLFSKDALKETLADSLGAVRPPRCTSREWSRMLGAAAGESLWTLVADARGAAVLESPWLAPLRPTVRSGLRRAGVTTVSEVWCEVPLEVARSRFAARAAGRHPVHGERTGASDGEWELWARGAEPLGLGAVHRVDTTKPVDVPALAALLAAAR; this is encoded by the coding sequence ATGGTGACTGTGCTCGTCAACGGCCTGCCCGGAGCCGGGAAGACGACGCTTGCGCGCGCTCTGGCGGACGAGCTGCGGCTGCCGCTGTTCAGCAAGGACGCGCTCAAGGAGACCTTGGCGGACAGCCTCGGAGCGGTGCGCCCGCCCCGGTGCACCTCGCGTGAGTGGAGCCGCATGCTGGGCGCCGCGGCGGGCGAGAGTCTGTGGACGCTGGTGGCCGACGCACGCGGCGCGGCCGTCCTGGAGAGCCCGTGGCTCGCACCTCTGCGTCCCACCGTCCGGTCCGGACTGCGGCGGGCCGGAGTGACGACGGTGAGCGAGGTGTGGTGCGAGGTGCCGCTCGAGGTCGCCCGGTCCCGCTTCGCCGCCCGTGCCGCCGGCCGGCACCCGGTGCACGGCGAGCGCACCGGCGCCTCCGACGGCGAATGGGAGTTGTGGGCCCGCGGCGCCGAGCCCCTCGGCCTCGGTGCGGTCCACCGGGTGGACACCACGAAGCCGGTCGACGTACCCGCCCTTGCGGCGCTGCTCGCCGCCGCCCGCTGA
- a CDS encoding ornithine cyclodeaminase family protein, translated as MLVLGRSQVEELLDLDALIDALASAMTDLSAGRAGAPDRVAALVPERDGFLAAMPGFVPSAGVLMSKLVSVFPHNGGTPVPTHQALIVVFDPHTGEPAALLDGTALTAARTAAGSALSARLLAREDASVLAVLGTGAQARSHAEAMCRVRPIRQIRVAGRDRAKAAALADDLSRVLHVPAEATATYAEALDGAEIAAATTHAVDPVIRRSWLTPGVHVTSVGFNPAGREIDDATVAEALVCVESRQAALAPFPAGSNDLLHPLRDGVITEAHVHAELGELLAGSKPGRSSRDQITLYKSVGVAVQDAAAAALIVAAARERSVGTDIRLE; from the coding sequence ATGCTGGTACTCGGGCGTTCGCAGGTCGAGGAGCTGCTCGACCTGGATGCGCTGATCGACGCCCTGGCGTCGGCCATGACGGACCTGAGCGCCGGACGCGCTGGTGCGCCGGACCGCGTTGCCGCCCTGGTGCCGGAACGGGACGGTTTCCTGGCCGCCATGCCGGGCTTCGTGCCGTCGGCCGGGGTGCTCATGAGCAAGCTGGTCTCCGTCTTCCCGCACAACGGCGGCACCCCCGTGCCGACCCACCAGGCGCTGATCGTCGTCTTCGATCCGCACACCGGAGAACCCGCAGCGCTGCTGGACGGCACCGCCCTCACCGCGGCGCGCACCGCCGCCGGTTCGGCGCTCTCGGCCCGCCTGCTGGCCCGCGAGGACGCCTCGGTGCTGGCGGTCCTCGGCACGGGGGCGCAGGCCCGGTCACACGCCGAGGCGATGTGCCGGGTCCGGCCGATCCGGCAGATCCGGGTGGCGGGCCGCGACCGGGCGAAGGCGGCCGCCCTGGCCGACGACCTGTCCCGCGTACTCCACGTCCCCGCCGAGGCGACCGCCACCTACGCCGAGGCACTCGACGGCGCGGAGATCGCCGCCGCGACCACCCACGCCGTCGACCCCGTCATCCGCCGCTCCTGGCTGACCCCGGGCGTGCATGTGACCTCGGTGGGCTTCAACCCGGCCGGCCGGGAGATCGACGACGCCACGGTGGCCGAGGCACTGGTGTGCGTCGAGTCACGGCAGGCCGCACTCGCGCCCTTCCCCGCGGGCAGCAACGATCTGCTGCACCCTCTTCGCGACGGCGTCATCACCGAAGCACATGTGCACGCCGAACTGGGCGAACTTCTCGCCGGCAGCAAGCCGGGCCGCTCCTCACGGGACCAGATCACCCTCTACAAATCCGTCGGAGTGGCCGTGCAGGACGCCGCGGCCGCGGCCCTGATCGTCGCCGCTGCCCGCGAACGGTCGGTGGGGACGGACATCCGGCTGGAGTGA